The window GATCGAAGATCTTTAAAGTTACTTCTCAAATCCGTGCAGGTGTAATCTGGGCGAATACCTATAATAAATTCGACCCGACTTCTCCATTCGGAGGATACAAAGAAAGCGGAGTTGGCAGGGAAGGCGGATTGCACGGTATCATGCCTTATCTGAGCATTCAGAATTAATCATTTTGTAAAAAAGAATATTTGCATTTTAATATAATCGGAGCCAATCATGGATCAGATAGAAAAAAGTAAAATAGAAGAACAAGCAATGGTTCAGTCCAACGGTCAGGCAGGAAAGAGTAAAAGAGTGGATGTGATGAAGACCTATAAATTGTATATCGATGGGAAATTTCCAAGAACGGAATCCGGACGATACTACATTTTGAAAAATTCGGATGGAGATACAATTGCCAATGTTTGTAAATCTTCACGCAAGGATTTCAGGGAGGCTGTTGTTGCCGCGCGTAAAGCGCAGCATGGATGGGCTTCCAAATCAGCTTACAATAAAGGACAGATATTATATCGTATCGCGGAAATGCTGGAGTCAAGAAAAGCTCAGTTTGTCGCTGAACTGGTTTCGCAGGGATGTTCTGAAAGTTCCGCGAATGCGGAGGTAAATCATTCGATCGATCGTCTGGTTTATTACGCAGGTTGGAGCGACAAGTACCAGCAAGTGTTCAGTTCTGTCAATCCTGTCGAATCTTCACACTTTAACTTCTCTGTTCCTGAACCTACAGGTGTAGTGGCTATTTTGTCTCCTGAAAATTTTGGATTGATTGGACTGGTTTCCACAATAGCTCCAGCGATTGTAGGAGGAAATACGGTAATCATACTTGCATCCACAGCATTGCCATTAACTGCAATCACTTTCGCGGAGGTTTTGAATTCTTCCGACGTGCCGGGCGGAGTTGTAAATATTCTGACCGGAGAACGTTCAGAACTACTTTCTCATTTCGCCAATCACATGGATGTAAATGCAGTTGTTTATTGCGGGGATGATGCAGGAGAAATTAAAAAGATCCAGGAACTTGCTTCCCTGAATGTAAAACGTCCATTGATCTATTCAAAAGATGATTGGATGAAAGATGATTCACAAAATCCATATCGTATCATGGATCTTCAGGAAATTAAGACAACCTGGCATCCGATCGGACAATAAACTTTCAGGATTAATTTTCTGAAAAAACAGAAAAGCCCTGACAGGATTCTCCACCTCAATAAATTTAAACCGGGATTGAACCTTCACAAGCACGAACACCGCATCAGCAAGGCAGAACGCTCCGCCTTAATGGGACAAACTCCTCTCATCATCTGGCTTACCGGATTGAGTGGTTCGGGTAAAAGCACCATTGCGGGCTTGTTGGAAGAAGCTTTGTATAAAGAAGGCAAAAAGACTTATCTTCTTGACGGAGATAATGTCCGTTTCGGTCTCAACAAGGATCTTGGATTTTCAGAAGGAGATAGAAAAGAAAATATGCGGCGCATCGCTGAAGTTGCCAAGTTGATGCTTGATGCAGGACTTATCGTAATCACCGCTTTCATTTCACCATTCCGTGAAGAACGAGACCTGATTAGAAAACTTGTCGGTCCCGGTGAGTTCATAGAAGTCTTCATCGATACACCGTTGGAAGAATGTGAAAAACGAGATCCAAAAGGATTGTATAAAAAAGTAAGAACCGGCGAACTTCAACACTTCACCGGCATCGATTCTCCCTATGAAGCTCCATTGCATCCGGAACTAAATATTCAAACCATTAACCAAACACCTGCAGAAAGCGCAAAACAGATTCTTGAGTATCTACAGTCGAGAATAGAAAATAAATAAAATTAAGGGACGAGGGTCGAATTAAATTTCATACCAACAACCCAAAACTAAATCTAAAATCTAGAATCTAAAATCTAAAATCTAATAACCAACAACCAACAATGTTCAGCTACCGTCTCGACCATCTTCGTGAACTTGAATCGGAGAGCATCTTCGTGCTTCGCGAAGTTGCTGCCCAGTTTGAGCGGCCGGCATTGTTGTTTAGCGGAGGAAAAGATTCCATTGTCGTCTCCTATCTGGCGATGAAGGCGTTTTATCCGGCTCGTGTACCATTTCCCTTGTTACACATTGATACCGGACATAATTTTACAGAGACAATAGAGTTTCGGGATCATTGGGTAAAAAAGCTCGACATGAATCTTCTGGTTCGTAAAGTTCAGGATTCAATCGATAAAGGAAGAGTAAAAGAAGAAAAAGGAATTCATGCAAGTCGAAATGCATTACAAACTGTAACATTGTTGGACGCGATCAATGAATTGAAAATTGATGCAGCCATCGGAGGAGCAAGACGAGATGAAGAGAAAGCGCGTGCAAAAGAACGTTTCTTTTCGCATCGTGATGAATTTGGACAATGGGATCCGAAAAATCAACGCCCTGAATTGTGGAATCTTTTTAACGGAAGAAAACACATAGGCGAGCATTTCCGGATTTTTCCGTTAAGTAACTGGACTGAGCTGGATGTATGGCGATATATTCAAAAGGAAAGAATTGAATTGCCCTCATTATACTTCTCACACAAAAGAAAAGTATTTGAAAGAAACGGAAATCTCTATGCACTTGCGGATTTCATGCACCTTGCTCCTGATGAAAAGGCGGAAAATAAAGTTGTCCGCTTCCGAACGATAGGGGACATGACCTGCACCGGTGCAGTTGAATCGACAGCTACTTCCCTGGACGAAATCATCGCGGAAGTCGCTACTTCAAGAGTCACCGAACGCGGAACCCGAATCGACGACCAACGATCTGAATCAGCGATGGAGGATAGGAAGAAGCAGGGGTATTTTTAGTGGTTGGTGCTTGGTGTTTGGTGCTTGGTGGTTAGTGCTTAGTGCTTAGTGGTTGGAGTTTGGCATCGCATACTTGAAACCAGGTATCAAGTATAAAGTAACAGAAATTAATATTTATTTGAAATACGGAGAACTAAAATTAACTCGGAGCCCGGAACTCGAAACACAAAAAAATTTTGTCAAACAGAAGCGACATAGAACTATTGCGATTCACCACTTGTGGAAGTGTTGATGATGGGAAAAGTACACTCATCGGACGCTTGCTGCTGGATACGAAAAACATTTTTGATGATCAATATGCTTCTATCAAATCTACAAGCGAACAGCGTGGGTTTACAGATGTAGATTTGAGTCTCCTCACAGACGGACTTAAAGCTGAGCGGGAACAGGGAATTACTATCGATGTAGCTTATCGCTATTTTTCTACTCCCAAACGAAAATTTATTATTGCCGATACACCCGGGCATATTCAGTATACCCGCAACATGGTGACAGGTGCTTCTACCGCCAACCTGGCGCTAATTCTCATCGACGCCAGAAAGGGAATGGTAGAACAAACCTGTCGTCACGCGTTTATCGCTTCACTCCTTAGAATTCCCCACATTGTTGTTTGTATCAATAAAATGGATTTGGTGGATTACAGTCGTGAAGTGTACGAAAAAATTGTTGATGATTTCCGCATGTTTTCTTCCCGACTCGATGTACAGGATGTTCAGTTTATTCCTGTGAGCGCGAAGTTCGGTGATAATGTTGTGACCCGCTCTCAGAAAATGGATTGGTATGAAGGAACCACATTGATGTTTCATCTCGAAAATGTACACATCAGTGGTGATATCAATCATATCGATTGCAGGTTTCCGATTCAATATGTTGTGCGGCCACAGCAGGATCAATACCACGACTACCGTGGTTATGCAGGAAAAATAGCAGGAGGCGTTTTTCGAAACGGTGATCGTGTCCTGGTGCTGCCTTCCGGATTCAGCAGTCGGATCAAAAGCATTGACACATTTGATGGTGAAGTCATGGAAGCATTCGCGCCAATGTCAGTGACCATGCTTCTGGAAGATGAGATTGATGTGAGCCGGGGCGATATGATTGTGAGAGAAAATAATTCACCCCAGGTAGGACAGGATATCGACCTGATGATCTGCTGGCTCAACGAAAAGAAACTCGAGGTCGGAAACAGGTATTTGTTGAAGCACACTTCCAGAGAAGTACGCTGCATGGTTAAAGACATTCGTTATAAAATAGATATCAATACACTTCGGAGAAACGAAGAAGATAAAATCTTTGGAATGAATGATATTGGTCGCATTCAGTTGCGGACAACTTCTCCTTTATTCTTTGATAGTTACCGGAGAAACAGGAATACAGGAAGTCTGATCCTTATCGATGAGGCAACGAATGAAACTGTCGGAGCAGGAATGATCCTGTAGTTCACTTTTGCCAATATCTTGTAGACTGATTTAAATGACAAACTCCCCTGAAAATTTGTTGATTCATGCCATCTCTGCGGCATTGAAGGCTTCAGTGGAAATTCTGAAAATTTACAATTCTCCTTTTGCTGTTGAAATGAAAGAGGACAAATCTCCCCTGACAGCAGCTGATAAAGCCTCTCATGAAGTGATCTCAACGGAACTGTCAGGATTAGGTATTCCGGTTCTGAGTGAAGAAGGCCAGTTCGATTCTTTCAAAATTCGCGGAGCATGGAGTGAATTCTGGTTGGTTGATCCTTTGGACGGAACAAAAGAATTTATAAAACGAAATGGAGAATTTACCATTAACATTGCCTTACTTGAAAATAATCATCCTGTCATGGGTGTGATCCATATTCCTGTATGGGATGTTCTGTATGCGGCCAATGGCAATTCTCTTTATAGAATTGAAAAAGCTTCACAACAATCCATTCGTTCAATTGTTGATCTCAACAATTTTATACTCACTCCCTCCGTTTCCAATGACCCTCAGGGTTTGGTTCGTGTACTGGCAAGTCGTTCGCACATGTCCCCGGAAACACAGAGCTTTGTGAAAGATCTTGAAAAGAAATATTCAAAAGTAGAACTCCTTTCGGCCGGGAGTGCTTTGAAATTCTGCCTGCTCGCTGAAGGAAAAGCGGATGTATACCCCAGATTCGCTCCAACCATGGAATGGGACACCGCTGCTGGGCATGCTTTGTTAAAAGCTGTGGGAAAGAATATTTTGCTCGTACATTCGGGACTTGAAATGCCTTACAATAAACATTCTCTCGTGAATGATTGGTTCATTGCAAAATAAGCTGAAAGAGTCATTCGATCGCTACCGTACAGATCCTGAATACAGGGAGCTGATTAAAACCAGTTCAGTATCTCTGCTGGTCAGAATGATTGGCGTAGGTACCGGTTTTCTTGTTACGCTGGTGACGAGCCGTTATTTCAGTGCCAATGCTTTGGGTATTGTTTCAATTTGTGTAGCGATACTTTCACTTGCCGGCGTTGCGGGAAAATTGGGACTCGATGTGGCGATGATGCGTTTGGTTGCTGAATATTCCTGGAAGAATGATTTTGCGGCTATCAAAGGACTCTATATTACCGCGCTCCGTTTAATGGTGCCGGTTACACTTTTAATTTCCATTGTTCTTTATTTCAGTGCCGACTGGATGGCAGGAACAATATTCCATAAAGATTATCTTGCTTCCTATCTGCGTATCAATGCTTGGCTCACATTGCCACTTGTTTCTTTACTCTTTCATTCTGAAAGTACACGTGGTTTAAAAAATATTACTTCCTACACATTTTATCAGACGAGTGCCGTATCAACACTTGCTTTGATTCTGCTTGTTGGTGCAGTTTTTACAGGCCATGTAGCCCGTGAAGTTCCTGTGGAGGTTCAGTTTGTAAGCATCGCTGTTGCCGGGGTGTTGAGTCTGTGGTCCTGGTTAAGGGCTAGTCAGTTTACTCTGCATAAAAGCCGGACAGGTGAGAAGTCATCCGGACTACTCAAGATTGCCATGCCAATGTTCACTACAACGGTGTTGCAGTTAATCATGTCCTGGGCAGGAACTCTTATTCTCGCTTCTTACGCGACGGAATCTCAGGTAGGGATTTACAACGCGCTTGTCAGAATTTCTGTTTTCACCAACATTACCATTCTTGCTATCAACAGCATCACCATGCCACGCTTCGCAGAGGCGCATGCCGCCAATGACAGGGATGCATTAAAACGCTATTCACACCAGGCAGCACGTCTTATTTTCCTGACATCACTTCCCATTTTTATCGGGCTCGCCTGTTTTCCGCATTTGATATTATCGGTATTCGGAAAAGAATTTCCCGGGAATGAATCTTCGCTTTATGTGTTACTGGCCGGACAATTTATTGTAGTAGTTTCCGGTTTGCCTGCACAGATTCTGAACATGACCGGCCGACAACACGTACTTCGAAACATTGCCATCGTTTCCTCCATCGCGAATGTTGGATCTTGTTTGCTTTTCATCCCTGCCTGGGGTATTCTTGGAGCCAGTCTGGCCCAGGTAGTAGGCACCCTGATATGGAGTGTATTGTGCATCTGGAATGTAAAAAAGCATTTCGGCTTTTTTACTTTTGCACAGCTGCGTGGCTAAAGAGAATCTTTCTTCTTTTGCCTTGCAATGCACCCGATTACTTAAATTCGTATTCTTCTATCATCTCCTGAAATCCGGAACATGCAGGACCTCACGGCTCCCAATCGTCTGCCACCTTTATTGTCGTACACACTACTCTTCCTGGTGTTCACGTCGACATTCCGGATTTTCGCAACACTTCCACTTGAAAGTCTGCATCAGAGTTTATCAAGTTTCGCGATTATTCTGCTCTCTGTTTATTATCTCTTCAGTTTGTTTCTGAATATCCGCGAGAAAAGAGTCACTCGACTGGATGTACTGATGTGGGTATTTATCCTAGTCAACTTTTTCGCCGCCTACCAGGGTCATGCAATATTCCATCAGCCTTACTATTACGGCATCATGGCTCAGCGATCTGTATTGCTTTCCTTATCCGGAATTCTTCTCATCTCATTATTACGAAAAGGATGGATCACCATAGAACAGGTGGAGAAATCCTTTGTGGCGATATCTTTGACCCTACTGATTATATTTTATTTTTCTTCTTGTTTGTTAATCCGGTAAAATTCACCGACATGGAATTCGTTGCCTATAGCCCGATACGTGGATATCGCTATCGGTTTCAATTTGCTTTGGTAATTATGTTGCTTTTTTATTCCTTGTTCAAGGTCTCTCACGAAAGGAAGAATGGATACATCGCGATTGTTTTGCTCATCATCTTTTACCTGGTGTATTTCCTGCAAAGCAGAACAACACTGGTGGTACTTGCTTTCACACTCATGATTTATTTCTTCCGGAATTTTACCCTCAGAGAGAAAATCCGGAATACACTAATTTATGGAAGTGTGATTCTCGTAGCGGTCATCATCTTGTTCAGTCTCGGATACACTTCACTTTTTGACAAATACCATGTATTGTATTCAAATGTCTACAACATCTTTTTCGGAGAATCATCGGATGAAGCGTCTTCTGCGGTAAGGTTCATGGAATTCAATATTGCCCTCGATTACATCGAGAAAAATCCTATTCTCGGAAATGGTTTTATCAGCAACCAATGGAACGGTGGTTGGCGAGATATCCTTGGTTACTTTTATCCGGTAGATATCGGATTGTTGGGAAATATATTTGTATTCGGATTGCTGGGAACAGTCCTGATTTATTTACCCTATTATTTTTCGCTGAGTATGTCCCGACAAGTCAGATCCAACAATGTATTTTTCAAGACCATCGAATACATGTTGTTGTTTTTCTTTCTCAGTATGTTCTTTTCCGCCGTGAATATCAGAGATTCGAGCAGCATAATGTTTCTGGTCTGCTTGCTTTATTACTTCCGCTATGATTACTTTAGCTCCGGGAATATCGCTCAATACACAACTTCAGAACCTTCGCTCGTATGAAAAACTGGCCCGACTTCCTTGTTGTTGGTTCTGCACGTGCAGGCACAACTTCTTTACAACGTTATTTACGTCAGCACCCTGGTCTTTTTCTCCCCAAACTGAAGGAGCCTTGTTTCTTTTCATTCGCGGAAGATAAAGCAACCTACAAGCACGGTAAATTTGCATTCGCAGTTCGTGATCCAAAAAAATATCTGGACTTATTCGAGACTGCTGAAAAAGAGCAGGTGAGAGGTGAAATTTCTACGCCTTATTTGTATCTGTATGAAAAGACGATTGCGAATATTCGAAAATATCATCCGCATGCTGATCAACTCAAAATCCTGATTTTGCTGCGAAACCCTGCCGATCGCGCATTTTCTCAATATATGTGGAGGGTAAGGGATGGGAGAGAGCCTTTGAGCTTTGAAGAGGCGATTGCAGCCGAACAAAAAAGAAAGCAGGAAGGTTATAGTTTTGATTATTTCTATACTGATCGCGGATTTTATTTTTCACAGGTGAAAGCTTACTTAGATGCATTCCAAAATGTGAAGATTGTTTTGCTGGATGATCTTAAAGAGCGTCCAATGGAAATGCTTTCTGAAATCTGTGAATTTCTTGGTGTTGATGAGCACTTCGATTTTCTTCGTGAAGAAAGCCTGAACTCTTCGTATGAACCTCGCTGGAAATTTATCAGTAAGCTCATCACAGTGGAAAGCAGGACAAAGTTTCGCCTGCTCAATCAACTACCCGATTCCTGGAGACAGGGAATTCGCGAACAATTTCGTCAGTGGAATTCAAGACGCAGTACCCCTGTGAAATTGAAAGCGGAGACAAGGCTCAGCCTGCAAAACCTCTATCGTGAGGATATTCAGAAACTGGAAAAACTCATTCACCGGGATCTTTCCGCCTGGTTACTGCCGGAATGAGTATGCAACATCCATCAGTCGCTATTATTGATCCGGTTGGTGCCAAAGCCGGATTGGATCAGTATAACCTTTCTCTTTTGCAAGAACTAAAATTGCTGGGTTGTAAAGTCCGACTCTTTTCTAATTTTTCTAATTCTGCAATCGAAGGAGAAAATTCATCTTTTTTTAAATTCAAGGAAAAACAAAATCTGTTTTCTGTTTTGTCGCTCATGAACAGCTACAGAAAGGCCTTGAATATTTCAAAACAGAATAAGATTGAATACCTGATTTTTCACATATTTCATTTTAATTATTTTGATGAATGGTTGTTGCGAAAAGCATTTCTGTCAGGCTATAAGATTATTCTGATTATTCACGATGTGGAGAGTTTTATATTTAAGCCTAATGCCGACAGGCTTCAGAGAATATGCGGAGAATATGCATTTCGCCTGGTTGTTCACAATGAGTTTTCAAAAAGTGAATTAATCAAAATATTCCAACCCTCTGTAAACAAGAATGTCACAGTCATTCCGCACGGAAATTACATTGCGTTGGCAGAATCTAAAATTTCCAAAGACAAAGCAAGAACTGAACTAGGTTGGGATCAAAATGGTAAGTATGTATTATTCTTTGGAATGATAAAACAAACAAAAGGACTGGATGTATTGTTGAATGCATTACCCAAAACAAATCCGTCGTGTAAACTTGTTATCGCCGGTCGTTTGCGGAAACATTCTTTCAGTATTTACAATGAAATTATCCGCCGTGAAAAATTGACGGGAAGAATTCTCTTGAAAATCCATCACATTTCCAATGAAGAAAGAAATCTTTTGTTCTCCGCTGCGGATTTGATTGTACTCCCATACCGTAAAATATATCAAAGTGGAATTTTGCTGATGGCCATGAGTTATGGACTTCCGATCATTGCATCACGATTGCCGGCAATGGAGGAAATTATCCATCATGGTGAGAATGGATACTTGTTTGAAGCAGGAAATCAGAATCAGCTGTCGGAACAAATTAATTACTTGTTAGGGGATCCTTCACTTGGTAAGAAATTGGCCGGACAAGCATTCACCGACAGTGCAAAACATCATGACTGGAAGTCGATTGCCGCTTCTTTTTATTCCTTATTTTCCTGAAATGAAAATTGCGATCATTGGTTCCCGCGGAATCCCGGCACGTTATGGAGGCTTTGAAACATTTGCGGAGCATCTGGCAATGGATCTTGTCAGACATGGCCATGAAGTTACTGTAGTTGTGAGTAAAAATCATCCTGGACTTGAAACACTGGATTCAAGAATAAAAATCATCCAATCAGCCTATAAAAAAAGTGTTCATCCCGTGTGGTATTACTGGGATTCCCTGCGTCTGACCAAAGGAAAACAGGATATTGTCCTGGTGTGTGGAGTAGGTGGGGCACTATTTTATCCGATGTACAGAAGTGCCAAAACACAACTGATCACCAATGTCGATGGACTTGAACACCTGCGTACGAAATTTTCAAGAGTGAAAAAAAGTTATGTAAGACTGGCGCAACGATTAACCAGACAATACAGTCAGCACATCATTGCGGATGGTACAGGAGTTCGTGATTTCTGGACGCGATCTCTTCATGTTCCGGAAAGTAAAATTTCTGTCATCGAATACGGTGCGGATGAACCAATGAAATTCCGTACTGAAGATTTGGCTAATTATGGTGTAGCGCAAGGCGGATATTATCTAATTGTGGCCCGACTGGTTCCTGAAAATCATATTCGTGAAATTGTGGAGGGTTATTTGCAAACTTCCACTTCCAGGAAATTAATTGTTGTTGGCGGGACTGATAATTCCAATTATGTAAGGGAGATCTTGAAACTGCAAAGTCCAAATGTGAAATTCGTTGGCGGGATCTATGACAAACAGATTCTGGATTCTTTGCGCATTGGAGCTTTCGCGTATTTGCACGGGCACAGTGTTGGAGGGACAAATCCTTCTTTGCTTGAAGCTATGATCACTGGTGCTGTATGTGTTTGTCATGATAATAAATTTAACAGGGAAGTAACAGCAAATTCGCAATTGTACTTTACTTCTGTTCCGGAGCTGGCAAGACAGCTTGAAGCGCTGGAGCATTTGTCTGATGAAAAAATATCGGGGTATAAACATTCCGCTATTCAACGTGTGAGATCCTATTATACCTGGGAAAGAATTTGTTCTGTTTACCGCAACCTCTTTGAGAAAATCCATGGGCGAAGTGAAAAATGATATTTCTTTTTCAGAGTTCGGTGATCCGGATTTTCACAGGCTTATTCAACTGACTGAAAATACCTATCCCGGTCAGGACATTTCAAAACCTGCTTATCTTGATTGGGAGTATTTGCGGAATCCGGATGGAAAGGCAATTGTTTTTGTTGCTGAAAAATTTAACGAGTTGTATTCTCAATACATCATTCTTCCCAGGAAATATTTTGCAAATACCAAAGTGCTGAATGGATCTTTGTCTGTGAATACACTCACGCATCCGGATGCCCGCGGACAGGGATTATTTCCAAAACTCGCGGAGCTGACATACGATAAAGCGAGCCGACAGGATATTCAGTTCACTGTTGGTTTTCCTAATCCTGTTTCATCCCCGGTTTTTCGTTCCAAATTAAATTTTAATACACTTGGATATCTTCCGGTTTATGTGAAGATTCTCAAGCCATTGAATGTTCTGAAAAAATATTTCTCCAAAGGAAATTTGAAGCGGGGAGAAGAACAGCAAATTGAATTTCCGAATTCAGAAAACAGGGATGGATTCACAATTGATCTGTTCGATCCCGAAAAGGATGCATCAGACTTCGAAAAGTTTCATCAGAAATTTTTAAAGGATAAAAAATATTGCACACTTCGTGATCTTGCTTATATCAAATGGAGATATCTGGATATTCCGTCAAGAAATTACCGGACGTATATGATCACGAAAGACGGCTTAATCAATGCGATTATTGTTTTTCGGATCACTGAATTTTTCGGTTTGAAAACAGTCAGCATTCTGGAGTTGATGAAATATGATGAGCCGGAATCAGAAACCTCTGCTAGGGTTCTATTAACCTGGCTGTCCGGACAGGCTAAAATTCATCAACTTGACCTGATCATGATGGTATTTCAGGACCTCTCAACAGGGAAAATCACTCCTTCCAGACTCGGTTTTCTTCCGGTTCCTTCCAGGTTTTTGCCTCAACCATTGGAATTCATTCTAAGAATTCACCACGAAAAGGCGAATATTCGGGGTATTTTGGACTTCAAAAATTGGTATCTCAGTCTTGGGGATCTGGATACCTTTTGAAATACCATCTTTTTTACATTCATAAACAGTTGAATAACAGGTATATATAGTTTTAAATTGGCTTTATGGGAACCTGATTCTTTTACCTTCCCCATTACATCCTCATCTGATCACAAATTCATAAATATCAGCGTCCCGAGAGGGTGGTATCGATTATTATCGTACCTTTGTCACACATCAATTAATATAATACAACACAATCAATTAAAATGGAAAAAGGAATTGTAAAATTCTTTAATGAAACCAAAGGATTTGGCTTTATTAAAATGAGTAGCTCTGATAAAGAGGTATTTGTACACGTAACTGGTCTGAAAGAAGAAATTCGTGAAAATGACGAAGTAGTATTCGACCTCCAGGAAGGTAAAAAAGGTTTAAATGCTGTGAACGTACGCCTCGCGTAATTTCATTCGTTATACTTTACCGGAAAAGCCTCTCGAAATTCGAGGGGCTTTTTTCATTTCCTACCTTTGTATCCAGCTTTTTTCTGATGAATATTCTCACGATCGATCTCGAAGACTGGTTCCACATCCTGGATCATCCTGCGACCGAACGGCCTGAACAATGGTCAGGGTTCGAGTCGAGACTGGAAGGTAATGTAGATCGTTTGCTGGATTTGCTTGATGAACACCAACAACAGGCAACATGGTTTTGCCTCGGCTGGATCGCGAAAGAGTATCCTGCCATTGTAAAAAAAGTTGCCGCGAAACACGAGATTGCCTGTCATTCGGATATACATCAGCTGGTGTATACCCAATCACCTGCAACTTTCAGAGAAGACACACTCACTGTGATGAAACGACTGGAAGATCTTTGCGGAAAGAAAATGAACGCTTACCGTGCATCAGGATTTTCAATCACCGAAGAGACTTCATGGGCATTTGAAATCCTGAAAGAATGCGGAATCACAGTGGATTGTTCTGTTTTTCCGGCAAGCCGTAACCATGGTGGGTTTCAGAAATTCGGAACTGCGCAGCCATGCCGAATTTCAGTTGGCGGGACTTTTCTAAAGGAATTCCCGCTGAACACGGTGCGTTTGATGGGAAAGGAAATTGTTTTCTCCGGAGGAGGATATTTCCGTGCATTGCCTTATGCATACATTCATTCGCAAATGAAAAAGTCGGAATACGTGATGACTTATTTTCATCCGCGTGATTTTGACCCTCAGCAACCTGTCCTCCAAACATTACCATTTAAAAGAAAGCTGATGTCGTATGTAGGCCTGAAAGGAGCTTTGCCAAAGTTTAAGAAACTATTGAGCGATCATTCTTTTGTTGATGTAAGAACAGCGGAACAGCAAGTCAAATGGGATCATACACCGGTTGTTTATTTGTGATTAGAAAATCCGTTCAATTATATTGTTTGTGATTTAATATCAATTTTAACACAGAGTATCACAGAGTACACACAGAGTTACACAGATTATTAAGGGTTGAATCTCCTCTATGTTACTCTGTGTGTACTCTGTGATACTCTGTGTCTAAAAAAATAATTATCCTAACGTTCAGAATTCCCATGTTTAGATTAGGATTTGTATATTTGAACAAACCCGCACAGAAGTTTCTCTATTAATTTCAGCAAGCAATTTTTTATGAAAATATCCTTACGGTTCTTCATCCTCTTGCTCCTTTTCGCAAATCATCTCTTTGCCCAGGAATTTCTATTTCCACTCAACCGCGACATGAATACCCGCATTGGCGCTATTCTCAACAAGGATACAAGCGGACTTCATACCAGCATTCAACCCATGATTGTACCGGAATTGAATAGCATTGCATCCCTGGATACTGTTCTTGCCGCTGATCTGAAAGATTACAAATTCTACAAAACATGGGTAGGAAGAAAACTCCGCAAAGAACATTTTCTTGCCGTCGATGCCGATGATATCAAATTATCTGTTGATCCT of the Bacteroidota bacterium genome contains:
- a CDS encoding polysaccharide deacetylase family protein, coding for MNILTIDLEDWFHILDHPATERPEQWSGFESRLEGNVDRLLDLLDEHQQQATWFCLGWIAKEYPAIVKKVAAKHEIACHSDIHQLVYTQSPATFREDTLTVMKRLEDLCGKKMNAYRASGFSITEETSWAFEILKECGITVDCSVFPASRNHGGFQKFGTAQPCRISVGGTFLKEFPLNTVRLMGKEIVFSGGGYFRALPYAYIHSQMKKSEYVMTYFHPRDFDPQQPVLQTLPFKRKLMSYVGLKGALPKFKKLLSDHSFVDVRTAEQQVKWDHTPVVYL